From the genome of Triticum aestivum cultivar Chinese Spring chromosome 3B, IWGSC CS RefSeq v2.1, whole genome shotgun sequence, one region includes:
- the LOC123067322 gene encoding receptor like protein 29 — protein sequence MATPSPAAETGAGSDSSAGRAARKQLEEALGKLDISEEEATPLILDDRNDDGPKKWLVAGKVLHRNQLHIQTITNALRPAWGNPRGLQFRSTGVNVFVAEFESQRDRDRAWGGSPWHINKNAVILAEFDECMRPDEVKFDKLLVWARVVNLPYNLLDETWWNPIAKQMDKNASSVKFEHNGGYLRARISIDVAKPLRRWILIDSARRKKVDMYDIQYEQIPYFCFSCGRLGHSELYCPNPGSRGEKGELPFGPNLRAPEEFWKPASSGNTSRSGASKPATKNSSTNKDKGEEVESPNKSKQPRKRKEAPNQLGTPFCCFLQGVSCDLFNGLWHPTVVSIGPVLDNSLQCAPDARFRPQLFDLRRLKSLTFYACFPATNPTAIPAANWDRLAGTLETLEFRSNPGLAGAIPASLGRLASLQSLVLVDNNLTGAVPPELGGLAKLRRLVLSGNGLSGPVPATLGGLKGLLKMDLSNNRLDGRIPPELAGLESLTLLDLRNNSLTGGLPEFVLGMPALQDLLLSSNPLLGGTLMQRGWEKMASLATLDLSNVGLAGAIPESMAGMPRLRFLALDHNRLSGTVSAKLASLPSIGAMYLNGNNLTGALEFSPAFYERMGSRFASWDNPGLCAAETAGGAPTGVAVCKDAQDPPRVGVRDGMDGGGKKPEASSSLPASSSSSAMVAVLWWSVLVQGMAMAL from the exons ATGGCTACCCCCAGCCCTGCAGCGGAGACGGGGGCGGGGAGCGACTCATCTGCGGGTCGCGCCGCCCGGAAGCAATTGGAGGAGGCGCTGGGTAAACTTGACATCTCAGAGGAAGAAGCGACTCCTCTGATACTAGATGATCGCAACGACGACGGGCCGAAGAAGTGGCTGGTGGCTGGCAAGGTACTGCATCGTAACCAACTCCACATCCAGACTATCACCAACGCTCTCCGGCCGGCGTGGGGCAATCCGCGAGGTCTTCAATTCAGATCTACGGGAGTCAATGTCTTCGTGGCGGAATTTGAGAGCCAGAGAGACAGAGATAGGGCTTGGGGTGGATCCCCATGGCACATCAACAAGAATGCCGTGATTTTGGCAGAGTTTGATGAGTGCATGAGACCCGATGAGGTGAAGTTTGACAAGCTATTGGTGTGGGCTAGGGTTGTGAACTTGCCATACAATCTTCTGGATGAAACCTGGTGGAATCCCATAGCCAAACAGATGGATAAGAACGCATCTTCGGTTAAATTTGAGCACAATGGTGGATACTTGAGAGCCAGGATTTCTATTGATGTTGCCAAGCCACTTAGGCGTTGGATTTTGATCGACTCGGCTAGGAGGAAAAAGGTGGATATGTATGACATTCAGTATGAACAGATACCCTACTTTTGTTTCTCCTGTGGAAGACTAGGGCATTCGGAGCTATATTGCCCTAATCCTGGTTCTAGAGGTGAGAAGGGCGAGCTGCCGTTTGGTCCCAACCTGAGGGCTCCAGAGGAGTTCTGGAAGCCAGCTAGTAGTGGTAACACATCACGGTCAGGTGCTAGCAAGCCGGCCACAAAGAATTCCAGCACTAACAAGGACAAAGGTGAGGAAGTTGAGTCTCCGAACAAGAGTAAACAACCACGGAAGAGGAAAGAGGCACCTAACCAG CTTGGAACCCCATTCTGTTGTTTTCTGCAGGGGGTGTCATGTGATCTCTTCAATGGCCTGTGGCACCCAACAGTGGTCAGCATCGGTCCGGTGCTCGACAACTCGCTGCAGTGCGCCCCGGACGCCAGGTTCCGCCCCCAGCTCTTCGACCTCCGGCGCCTCAAGAGCCTCACCTTCTACGCCTGCTTCCCGGCGACCAACCCCACGGCGATCCCGGCCGCGAACTGGGACAGGCTCGCCGGCACCCTCGAGACGCTCGAGTTCCGCTCCAACCCGGGCCTGGCCGGCGCCATCCCGGCGTCCCTCGGCCGCCTGGCCAGCCTGCAGTCCCTGGTCCTCGTCGACAACAACCTCACGGGCGCCGTGCCGCCGGAGCTCGGCGGGCTGGCGAAGCTGCGGCGGCTCGTGCTGTCCGGGAACGGGCTGTCGGGCCCGGTGCCGGCGACGCTCG GTGGGCTCAAGGGGCTGCTCAAGATGGACCTCAGCAACAACCGCCTCGACGGCCGCatcccgccggagctcgccggcctCGAGAGCCTCACGCTGCTCGACCTCCGGAACAACAGCCTCACCGGCGGGCTGCCGGAGTTCGTGCTGGGGATGCCGGCGCTGCAGGACCTGCTGCTCTCCAGCAACCCGCTGCTGGGAGGCACCCTGATGCAGCGCGGCTGGGAGAAGATGGCGAGCCTGGCCACGCTGGACCTGTCCAACGTCGGCCTCGCCGGCGCCATCCCGGAGTCCATGGCGGGGATGCCCAGGCTACGGTTCCTCGCGCTGGACCACAACCGCCTCTCGGGCACCGTGTCGGCCAAGCTCGCCTCGCTGCCGAGCATCGGCGCGATGTACCTCAACGGCAACAACCTGACGGGGGCGCTGGAGTTCTCGCCGGCGTTCTACGAGAGGATGGGCAGCCGGTTCGCCTCCTGGGACAACCCCGGCCTGTGCGCCGCGGAGACGGCCGGGGGCGCGCCGACCGGCGTGGCCGTGTGCAAGGACGCGCAGGACCCGCCTCGCGTCGGCGTGAGGGACGGGATGGATGGGGGCGGGAAGAAGCCCGAGGCGAGCTCCAGCCTCCCGGCGTCCTCCTCTTCGTCTGCCATGGTCGCCGTGCTCTGGTGGTCGGTGCTGGTTCAGGGGATGGCGATGGCGTTGTAG